A stretch of the Triplophysa dalaica isolate WHDGS20190420 chromosome 19, ASM1584641v1, whole genome shotgun sequence genome encodes the following:
- the si:ch73-362m14.4 gene encoding actin-binding protein WASF3, translating to MPLVKRTIEPRHLCRGTLPDGVTNELECVTNSTLAAIIKQLGGLSRHAEDIFGELFNEANSFCMRMNNLQERVDLLAVKVTQLDSTVEEVSLQDINMRKAFKSSTIQDQQVVSRNSIPNPVMEVYHRCDKPPPLNILTPYRDDKKDGLKFYTDPSYFFILWKEKMLQATENKRKEKRRQKQEQKHVEDPSREVKKIRKAHNRRQEWNMMAYDKEFRPDTRLTPSPYHGMSSDGSLSPDRSGMSDEHSYPASPNHPQDAGGAGAEGKDTGPTQTQSLDRAYRPQASGSARQHSLGRVQAHHGPPPDSSLNGPRPTAAKDYSGHPIHEHFVPPAPPPPPPLIPSSQTAFDSTSGPPSLAPGTVATLTRPYSPSPPGAASAYAPSPSHPVMGGPPVAPPPPPPGLPTHAPSPARVTHPSGESTLPRKGQVPLIPMSDARSDLLAAIRRGIQLRKVQEQREQEAKKEPVGNDVATILSRRIAVEYSESDEDSEPEENEWSD from the exons ATGCCGCTTGTGAAGAGAACCATTGAGCCCAGGCACCTATGTAGGGGAACCCTGCCGGACGGAGTGACTAATGAGCTGGAGTGTGTCACAAACAGCACGCTGGCAGCTATCATCAAGCAGCTGGGAGGACTCA GTCGACATGCAGAGGACATCTTTGGGGAACTGTTTAATGAGGCCAACAGCTTCTGCATGCGCATGAACAATTTACAAGAACGCGTCGACCTGCTGGCGGTGAAGGTCACACAGCTAGACTCCACGGTGGAAGAGG TCTCTCTACAGGACATCAACATGCGAAAGGCGTTCAAGAGTTCCACCATCCAGGACCAACAGGTGGTGTCCAGAAACTCTATTCCCAATCCGGTCATGGAGGTGTACCACCGCTGTGACAAACCACCTCCTCTGAACATCCTCACACCCTACAG GGATGACAAGAAGGATGGGTTAAAATTCTACACAGATCCATCCTACTTCTTCATCCTTTGGAAGGAAAAGATGCTGCAAGCCACAGAAAACAAGAGGAAGGAGAAACGAAGACagaag CAAGAGCAAAAACACGTGGAAGATCCCAGTCGTGAGGTGAAGAAAATTCGTAAAGCTCATAACCGTCGTCAGGAATGGAATATGATGGCTTATGATAAGGAGTTCCGTCCGGACACTCGGTTGACACCCTCTCCTTACCATGGCATGTCCTCTGATGGCTCATTGTCACCTGACAG ATCTGGAATGTCAGATGAGCACTCGTACCCGGCTAGTCCTAACCACCCACAGGATGCTGGTGGAGCAGGGGCTGAGGGGAAAGACACAGGCCCCACACAGACTCAATCACTGGACCGAGCGTACCGTCCTCAAGCCTCAGGCTCAGCTCGACAGCATTCTTTAGGTCGTGTGCAGGCACACCACGGACCGCCGCCAGACTCCTCCCTCAACGGACCGCGACCAACAGCTGCCAAAGACTACAG CGGCCATCCAATACACGAGCATTTTGTCCCACCGGCTCCTCCACCACCCCCTCCCCTCATTCCCTCATCTCAGACCGCATTCGACAGCACGTCTGGACCTCCGTCGCTAGCTCCGGGCACTGTTGCTACCCTCACACGGCCCTACAGCCCATCTCCTCCAGGGGCGGCCTCTGCCTACGCCCCCTCCCCTTCTCATCCTGTGATGGGTGGCCCACCAGTGGCCCCACCTCCTCCCCCGCCAGGACTCCCCACCCATGCACCGTCCCCAGCCCGAGTCACGCATCCATCTGGAGAGTCCACTCTACCCAGAAAGGGCCAGGTGCCACTTATCCCCATGAGCGACGCTCGAAGCGATCTTCTGGCTGCCATCCGCAGAG GTATCCAGCTGCGTAAAGTGCAGGAGCAGAGAGAGCAGGAGGCCAAGAAAGAGCCAGTTGGTAATGACGTGGCCACCATTCTGTCGCGACGCATCGCCGTGGAGTACAGCGAGTCGGACGAGGATTCTGAGCCCGAGGAGAACGAGTGGTCGGATTGA